The Hordeum vulgare subsp. vulgare chromosome 7H, MorexV3_pseudomolecules_assembly, whole genome shotgun sequence DNA window AAAAATGGAAAAATTACAACCAAGCTTGTGATTCGACATCTTCATCCTCTCGTACGGGTCAATGGCGCGTCGCATGTCGCTTTTTTGCTGAAACGAGCTTCTCATTGTTGATTGCGGACAAGAAGATATCAAGGCCACTGTCCAGCCAGACCAACGCCTTGTTAATATGTTGTGTCAGACTGTTTGAATTAAGCTATTGATTACTGTGTGGCCTGTTGTGTCAGAATTGTTGATTACTGTGTCAGAATTTTCACACACAAAATAGTTATGTCAGACTGTTTGAATTAAGTTGTTAATATGTTGACACGTGCAGATAAATAAATTATAAGGTTTGCACTTAAAATCTTAGACACTTCTAAGAAGAAGCCTTGTTGGTTGCTGCCTGTCAGGTGCTCGGTCAATCGCAACATGACCTTCATCTGAAAAAACGAATTTCAGTTGTAGCAATGATTTTGCTGCAGAATTGGATAGAGAATAAAATGCAAGATATATAATCCACGTTTGATTTTTCCGGCTCAGCGTGGCCTGTGAAACTGCAGCGTTCCTTGCCGTCAGTCTATGGATTCTGAAGTTCGAACTGGATTCAGACTAAAACAGACGCCATGGTCAAACTACGATTTCAGAGAGGAGATTCTTTTTCCTTTCTTGCGAGTAATTCCAGAGATATCAACATTGCAAGAACCACGGTATCACGCAGATTAGCATTCAGAAATCACAGCAAGTAACAACGAGAACAAGATTGCAAGATGCAATCCATTCCAACCAGATCCACCACCAACATCGATTACACAGCAAACCAAAACATTAACAAGAACACTAATCTAATCTAGAACTCCTGGGAGGCAGAGCCGATGTCGCCCTTGGCCTTGCCGGCCTTCTTGGGGAGGAGCGTGGTGTGGATGCTGGGCAGCACCCCGCCGGCGGCGATGGTGACGGAGCCCAGCAGCCGGCTCAGCTCCTCGTCGTTGCGCACGGCCAGCTGGATGTGGCGCGGCACGATCCGGTTCTTCTTGTTGTCCCGCGCCGCGTTGCCGGCGAGCTCCAGAGTCTGAATCGGAGAGAAACAAGACACGGTGAGATCCAGGACAGAGGAACCGCGCGCAAGGGAGGTGAACAGAGTTAAGAGATAGacggggagaggaggaggagccggcggaggatGCGTACCTCGGCGGCGAGGTACTCGAGGACGGCGGCGAGGTAGACGGGGGCTCCGGCGCCGACGCGCTCCGCGTACTTGCCGACCTTGAGGTACCTGGCGACGCGGCCGACGGGGAACTGCAGGCCGGCCTTGGACGACCGGGACACGGACTTGGCGCTGGCGGCGGGCTTCGCCTTGCCCCTCCCGCTGCCGGCGATGGCCATCTTCTGATTCGCGGTGGAGGGTGAGCGGGATGGTGCGGTTGTCGCCGGAACAGAGAGATGGCCGGGATCGATGTGACAAGGTGGAGGGCGCAGCGGGGGCTGTGGCCTGTTATAAAGAGAAGGGGAGCCGACGCGTGATTGGCTGGGAGGGCGAGGACGCGGATCGGTGACGTGGAGGGTGAGCCGAAAACTTCTGTTTGGGTTTGGCGCCGGTTGGGAATTTCGGGTAGATACCGTGTCTTGGTCATGGTATATGAAAAGTTGGTCAATACGATTATTATATATTCACTTCGTTTCAAAATTATCTTAACTTTGTCTAGATATAGATGTATTTAAATATTAAAACTTaaatagatacattcatatctaaacaaatgtAAGATAAAAATTTTGAGACCGATGGAATGCAAATTTAGGTGATTATATAGTCACTGACCATCGTATAGCTTCGTATTTTTTCTGTTGACCGTTCAACACAAGTGGACCCCACCCGTCGGTATATAAAAAACTTCAATTTTCAAACCTAATTCTAATTACCCCTCCTTCTTCCTACTTTTCCCCGCCACCCACCTGCACTGTCGCCGCTCGCCTGTGCCCCTGCCCACCTGCACCGTCGTCGCTCGCCTGCGCCCCTGCCCACCTGCATCGTCGCCGCCTACCTGCACCGCCGCCACTCGCCTGCGCCCCTGCCTacccgtcgtcgcctacctgcaccACCGCCGCCCACCTGCATCGTCGCCGCTCACCTACACTGCCGCGTGAGGGGGTTGAAGACGAACCGCACGACAATAGGGACGTGGTCCGGGTCGATGTACTTGAGGGCGTCGATTTAGGATGGCAGCCGCAGCGGACGGCCGCCCTGCCTGGCTACCATGCGAGCAAACAAGCTCGTCTTCGCGTATA harbors:
- the LOC123407816 gene encoding probable histone H2AXb isoform X1 — translated: MAIAGSGRGKAKPAASAKSVSRSSKAGLQFPVGRVARYLKVGKYAERVGAGAPVYLAAVLEYLAAETLELAGNAARDNKKNRIVPRHIQLAVRNDEELSRLLGSVTIAAGGVLPSIHTTLLPKKAGKAKGDIGSASQEF